CTAGTGATCAAGtatgtttttcaaaaaaatgcaCACATGCATAGTAAATGATGCTCCAATGCCTTTATTACACATAAATAACGAAGACTTAAAGCATCAAATTGAATAAACGATTTAATGCAATGTACGAGGATACGTATGGtagagaaataaaatttttttttgtaaaaaagtaACGTGTCTTTATTtatcatcaatatttttcataatagtAACTTTTATAGTTAACCCTTTGATAGATTTCTCTGGTTAATATACTATCGCGCTATTTGCAATGATACATAACGTATGTAATTACAAAATTGATTATTACCttaagtatattattttatacaagtTACAATAATACACGTCGTTGTCACGCGTGACTAAATCGAAGGACTTGCGTATCATGTTTCCTTCACAATGATTTCGATACTATCCTGCTGATTTTTTCACTCACTAAACTCACCAGAACCTTTATTTTATCGATTCAAGTTTGAtaaacgattttttaaatcaaaacttttgattttcatttaaaacaTATTGCACTATACTTAGCAACTTAGCAAatatatttactaaaaaaaatatatattataaaaaaaaagattaacattgagaaaattcaaaataagtGGCAGTGAAAAGGTTGACAGAAATACTTTAAAAAACCCatgttaaatttaaaattacatCTAAAAACTTTTTGTAAATGCAGTATTTAAAAGTTAATACAAACTACACTTTTTGAAAACTTAGTAATTAATgaattaagaaaataaaattgatagtAAAATTTGTCTACTTAAAACTAGggatataattaattaatcgcttttaaaaaaaaagcttgtTTGCACACTTAAAGGAAATCTATAATCCAAAGGTTCTGGCTTATCTTTATGCACATCATTTTATCACCACTGCAAATAAAGACTTTGCAATAAGTATTGCAAAGTCGAGCTGAAAAAATGAGTCCAGCTTTGCATTACTTTAAAATCAAGTCTTGCATAATATACTTGTATAATCtcttcaataaattttcaattgcGTTTTCAGACGAGAGTTCATCCTGAACTTGAACTTAAAACTAAACCTCGATTTTATCAACAGCAATCATAGTAGTGATTATAAACACTTTTCCTTTCTCTCACGGCATTAGAACGATATTATAGTACCGTTTCGATCGTTGGCACAAAAACATCAGCAGGTGACTTCTATAGTTTTGAGTTTTTTAAGAGTGATCAACTTACTCAATTAGTAATCAAGATACtaaatatatgcatataaattctgatttgatttttgaatgtaatcttaaaaattgtttcgatctCTTTCATTGGTAGGTAATTCAAGAATAATCTATGTAATCTTTTAAATCGATACCTCTTTAATTCGTTGATTTATAAAAGTTGAGATTTTCAAAAGTGTATCTTAAAACGtgaaaaattacatttttcacaaaaattgataaaaacggattatttcttttttgttatttttgttattactTGTGCTATTTGAATTATATCTTGATagttagattttatttttatcaagtgtatctttcatttttaattgaaaattttattaacgaAACTCATAAGTTACTGttctttttagtaaattataCAGCTACAGTACTCAGTCAAATATTAAAGGTTTACTAGGAAAGCTGGTTTAAGTACAAAATCGAAAGCACCTaataaattatgtataattatatatgaattatttatatgtAATAGCACATAGATTACATATTagcacacacatatatatatatatatatatatatatatatatatatatatatatatatatatatatatatataaataatcatatatAGGATTATcatagatttttctttttcatgtAAACAGACACAACTGTATGTAATTAATTGTACATGGTACAATAGAAAAGTTTTCATAGAATTTCGATTCAACTTTATCGCGTATCAACtgctaataaatttttaaaagataattcatatataattatatatgattgcctacatatatatttatatatcacAACGTCGGATTTCACATATAACTGTACACAGtataaattatacataattttcTTCATAGGTCTTTACTTACAGATTcttttaaattatgtatttttgtttataacgTAAACTGCGATAATTTTGTATACTCAAATATACTCAAATTATATAACTAGCCTCATAGATAAAAAAAGAGCAGAGCCAATCACCAGATATGACGCGAGCATTAGGCTTTCTTAGACAAGATGAGACAAATTTAACTTCTTTTCATTTATCCTCCCAGCGAGTCAGACTTTACTGTTCTCTTGGCAGCGAGCAGTAACAAGTACGTGTGTGTCAGCAGTTAAAAGACTAGctagtatataataataataatatatattctgTTTTATCAGTCAGGTGTCTTTTACATACACCGTCGTATAAGGCCATGATGTGACTTACCGCTGGCTGTGTTGCAGTTTTATGTATGCTCTCTTAAATGTTTACACTCTCGTAGATCGAAGGATATATACTTGTTTGTTTTTGTTCAGTACAAAGATGACAATTTACTCTGCAGTAGAAAGCAATTGATTATATCGACATTTGGGATTTTCTTCACAGCAAAACCTATTCTgactctttctttctcttttttcgccatatttacaaaaaatcaCTGCGTACTCCTTACTTTTATctgctttataaaataattgtagCAGATGCTTAGCAAAGTTAATTGTTCACTTTTCACAATAGGCTATAATTAGTTCAGCAGATGAGATATTAGATATGCGCAATGTTCGTAATATTTCAAcagataaataattaataaatcgGTGTTtgaattcatatttttactTGCTCTACTGAGGATGAATCAATTTTCTTGTATTTGTGGATATCAAAAGAAGGGATTTAAAATAAGAATGTGTAACAGCATCTGATGCGaatattgattaaaaataaaactattaattttaacaGCTAGGTAGTTTAAAAGTTAGTGTTTCCAAGTTGTGAATGACGATTCGTAAGTTTTCTGTGTGCGTCGAGGGAGACAAAACGTAAGTATTAGTCCTACGCTCTTTCGCGAAAATAGAAGTTTTAAGTATCGCTTGTGTACTTTTACGCTTTAACTTTATCTAGCATCTGTACAACCAATTCCACTTTAGACGCAGAAAAcgagttttttcattttaaaaagcACCGATATGTCTTGCTGCAATTTTTCACTATCATATATTATACAGTGTTCTTGAACAGTGTTTAAACCGCGTGTAGCTTTTATCCTTATAATATTGTGTTCTATCTACAGATTGATAGCATTATTAAGTCCtttaaaaaagtaacaaaAGTATAGAAAATCgcgaatatataaattatttacaatattacaCTGATGTCATTCGTTGCTGTGACGTTGATTCTTTGAAAGAATATAAGCAACCAATGCCCGTAGGATTAAATGTCTGTTGGTTTTCTTTCATTGTTTGTCAAGTCCACGATAGTCATTGCTAATAGGAATTATATGTTACACTATGCATATAATACAAGATTATGGTGCTTGCAATGTCGATCGTGGCAAGAAAAAACGCTTTCTCAAACGCTCATGAATTACTAATACTAAACGATTAACTTATATATGcaattcaaattttcattttttattttttttttaatgatttaaattttatctattttgtAATTATGTGTTTCATCTGATAAAAGCATCTGTCTTTCATTATCGATAATAAGTAATAAATCTTAAAGCTTTACAAAATTGATCTTAGAAGAATGTGTAagtcatattcacaaacagttttaacaaaaaattagacTCAACGCTGAATTAAACAATTGAATCAAATCCAAGATTCATTTAAGAATTAAGACAACTAGTAACATAGTTATTTACTCATATTCAACACAACTGCGATTCAATTCAGTAgggaaatttttataacttcCACGCCTCTTCAAGTATATACTTATTACAGATAAACTTAAGAATCAGAAAAACTGCTTCtcagattaaaaaataaaattaaataaaaaataattaggCAATAACTATCACCATagactttaaaaaataatgtctAGTGATGGATCCGTTGTCACGCAAAGTTGTTCAATGATTGAGATATACCTACATCTTGATatcaatttaaaaactttcgatttcaataataataacaataacttATTCCGCCTAGaaacttcaaaaaaaaaataagaaaaaatcacaacagtaataatgataataatactAATATAAGAAAACGGATCCACTACAAACAATTGCAACGTCACATGACACGCATATTATCCTTCTATTCGCATTTACACATGCATACATAACAGCTCAAACAAATTTACGCTAGCTATATGGACACTAGACCTCGGCACCGAGGTCTCGCACACCTTGTTCGGCAATCGGTACGTACTTATCGTCAATTCTTACGAGCAGTATCACCTTGTCGACGTGGGAACGCCGATTGGGATCGCGATGGTTCGGTGACCAGCGGTGAACGACACAACCTTCCATACCACGCTCTGGTACCCAATGTAGCCAGCCTGAGCGGCCACCCATCTGGCGCATCTTCTCATCTGGCCAGATCACATCGATACGCCGGCCCAGGTTTATTGCATCATACACATGATTCGGGTCCATTATCTGTGAGAAAAGAAGACTGTTGTAATTGTTTGTACAAACACTGCCTTACTCGTAGATGTCTGATTCGTTTCTAATCTTGAAAGTAAATATCTATTGCTCTTCAGTAGAATCACAGTCTAactgaatatttgaaaattatttgttatggTTGATAATACTCACGCGAACTCTTTGCAAAACCTCTTCCTTTTCAAGTTTGGCGCTAAAACTCGTTTCACTCTTGGACTCAGTCTTGATGTCGCCGCTGCTAAGAAGACCAGCGAGACTGGCTAGCGTTGAGCTAGTTGGCTTTCCCATCGAGGCGAGCGATCCTCGACAGTTGCCACCGACTGAGCTTGTGTTCGCGCGGCAGAGCGAGCCGCGACCCGTTGAACCGCCTATCTGACAGCCCGATTCCATAGATTGCGAACCGGATGTATTGTGGCCTGATTGATTATAGCCTGTGTAAGTTATTGATTAATTGATTGTTATAAACTTGTATGCTTATGAATAATTAAGAATATAAAGTATGAAAATCATGTTAACCTGAGTGTATATTGTAGGTCGTCATGGCATAAACACCGTCGTTACTAAATCCGCCGTCGTCGTGCGAGCCCGTTCCACCCGAAGAGCATCCTTGTCCACATCTTCTTCTCACCCTATTAGAATGGAGAAGTTATTAGCTCTAGAACTACGATGATTAActataaattcaaattgtaTCACGCACCTCCTCCAGAGTTTTagaacgttattttttattgcgcTGAGACTGAGTGGGCCACCGATCACAGAACAGAGCTGCTCGTTTGTTTCAGCGTAGCTGGTTGTGAGCGGTGATACGTAGATCGGATAACCGATAGGCTGATCGCAAGAACTATTTATAATATTGCGCAGGGCTTGTTTTGCATTCTGTATAGAACCTCGCTCCGGATTTCGATTCCGAAGATAAACCTgataatcaattattacatTATCAATATTTGTATGGCAACCTTCAATTaacgaattattatttaacataCCAATTCCTGTTGCTGACCAGCCCAGAGACCACGAACACACTCGCGATTCATTTTTATCACCCGAAAGCTTAAAAAGCGCTTGTTGAGCATTATAACCTTGTATTCATCTATACCATCATCCAAAACATGCCTACAATTAAAAACGTTGCTTTAATATTCAGAAATGATTGCAATATTGTACATCAAAGAGAGCATGACCGTTACGCCTTGTGTAAATAAATTGTCTTGTACCTAAGAGCCAAAAGGCTTGGAGCACCACTTAAGATAGCATTTCTCCAAAGTGGATCGGCTTCGTGACTAATGACAAGATTCCGATCGTGACTGTCGATAGCCTCATACAGAGCCGATGCCACCTCATAGGTGTCAGGACTCGTAAAATGGTCTTGATGGAGTTTTAGGGCCATTCGTACGCCCTTTGCTACGACACTACGAAGCAGATCGACGTCATGCAGAACCCACTCGTCACGAACAGACGTTATACGGAAGTCACCTAAACAAGAAAAGAAATTTTCGAATCATCATTTTACATGACACTGTATTCTTATTAGAAACGCGCAGAAGACTTGCCTTTGAAAAGAGCATGTAAGCCGTACAGAAAAAATTCAACGCTCGATACTGTATTGTGAGAAGCCGCTCCGAGTACACGTCTTCCCAGTAGACTAAGAGCTAAACAGAGTGATACAAGGCACGAGTCTCGAGATCTCTCCAACATCTGCAATAggaaatttattgttttattaaattatgttttaAAGAACActttcaaattcaaaactaaaaattacCTTATCTTGTTTTGTCGCACAAAACTGAATCCAATCTAAGTAAACGTTACAAAAACTACTTCTCGTAATACCGCTTGCTCGAAAGTCAAAATCTTCATCAATATTCATGTTGAAAACTGGATCCAAATCTACGAAATTTTTCTCTAACGTTTGTTTTAATGCGTCCACGATCTCTTGATTCTCCAACCACTGCTTTAGCTTTGAAGACTTGACCGCGTAGAAAATAATGCTCTTAACGTAGTAAGTTACTAAAACCTTTCTAAAGTCGAAGACTTGAAGCATCGAGCCCGCTGAATTGTCTGATATAGAATAACCTTCCAGAACATATTTCGCACTTGCAACTTCCCAAGCTAACCATCGTTGACTGGAATATTAAATAGAGtatgaattaataaaaaaaaaaaaaaaaaaaaaaaacaatggcGCTAACTTTTCTCGTGATATAAAATTTGGTCTTACCTAAATGCTGCATTAACGCTGAGTATATGCGAGAAGTGTCCCATTTCGCAACAGCAACAATTGTCGTTATCCTCTATACCTTCGGAAATAGCTTCAACCTCGCGTTGCTGACAATAGGTGCCCCTAAATTCAAGACCCCTAAGTTGAAAGGTGACGAGGCCATTACCCAGCTGGACGACGTGGACTAAACAGTTGAGGTAATCCGAAGCCAAAAGAAAACAGTCACCTTGTTCGACGGTACCCCACCTACCAAGGGCCAAATCGCCGTATAAACTGTGCTGCAGCGAACGTGTTAACTGCtcgtaaaaaattgaatttaaattgtTGTCATCAGCGCCGAGATTGCGCTCAAGATGTAACGACATCCGTGTGTTCGAATGATCCActctgttgaaaatatttaaatagtCAACAtagatatattatttaattaattctaTTGCAGgagttatttaataaaattgtgaTCATACCTTCTTGTCTTGTAATCTCTCTCCCAGAACTTGACTGGCCTGACGTAAGAACTGATGAAAATAGCACTTCCCAGTAACGGATTCAATGGTGTACTTAAGATTGCCGATATACCCGCTTGAAGAAACAGCATAGCCGAATGAGGCACCGAGAAGGGTTGTGCAAATGCATGAAAGGCACTTCCCCAGGTAATCTGCCAGGGCGCGATGTAAGTGACGATGAATCGGATTTTGAGCAGTAGTTCGTGCACCTTGGCGAAGATAATCGCCGTAACGAAGTAGTCAAGCAGGAAAGTCTCACTGTACTCGCGGAAGTCCATCCGAAAGAGCAGCACCGCAAAAACGAGGACGAGATAGCGCGTCGATGAGTCTGAATATGCAGAGCGTAAAGACTTAAGACCGCAGACGACGATTATGAGAGCTCCAACGCTCGGACCAAACTTCGATGAAATTTTGGTAGAAGATTCGGTGAGTGCGCCTAAGAATACAAGAGGGTACAAGATGTTGCGTTCGACAAAGCATAGGTAGACGTAGATCTTTTCAAACCACATTATCTTCACTGGTTTGCGAACTGTTTTATCGGatggaaaacaaattttattattatgagaaacaataattataaatttaatgctgaattgtaaaaattaatcaccTTCAAATTGCGAATGTTCAAAGCTACGCAGAACAGGCCGGGCCAGACATAACCAGGGCAGCTGCTTTCTAAGTTGTGGCATTATGTAGTGCAACAACAGGCCTAATATACCCGTAAACGACCAAAGAACGGGATTGATCTCTGGCTGTAGAGCCGTGAAGACTGTTGATGAGTGTATAGCGAAAGAGAGGATCCCGATGACCGAGCATGCGATGATGTCGTTTTTGAGTCTCGCTTTCACAGTAGACCTTAATTTTTTAGGCAGAGGATCAAAGAGCTCTGAATCCGACGCCTGCTCACCAACTACAATTTTCATATCCTTTTTCTTCGAATGAGACTTAGTTTTTGGTGGCTTAGCAGGTGTGTTAGGGTTTTTAGGTGCAGATAAAGATGCAGCGGCGCCAGCAGCAGTGCTAGTTGCAGCAGACGCTGCTTGGGAATTTGAGTTATCACGCCTGGAAGTATTTTCAATGACCTTGACTTGTTTTTCTTCAAGGTATACTTCGGGTGGCCAAAGGTTCGTTTTTACTATGTCCCAAATTACGCTTGGATCAGACGACGATCTGAAACGTCAAAAGGGTAAAACATATatagaaaaatgaaataaaaagtaaacaaatattacacataaaaataaaatacaatatacCTGCTGAGATGGTAAGAGATGGCAACCAGCAAACCAgcaaatattgaaaatagtaTATGCTGTGACGATTTAGGTTCCATCAGTGCGCCGTAAGCAAATCCGTATAGCGTGACGACGGTTATGACACTCCGAAAAAGGCAGTATATAGATGAGACTAGACTGGTGGTGGCATTACCGCCGAATAAGTGAATATCCGTGTGTTCGCAGAGATACATGAGGAAGGTATTGATCTGAGGGAAGAGGCCGAGTGAGAAAACGATAGGAAAACAGAGTAAAAAGATGAGGAGGACATTGCGTGTCTGAACGATGACGTTGTAGTCGAGAATCTGCATACCGTAGACCCGAAACTCCGAGTTCTTAAAGTTTTTCAAGGATGACTCAAGGATGAGGATTATACTTGTGCAGAGAATGTAGTAGATTGGCCTGCAATTAAAAA
The sequence above is drawn from the Nasonia vitripennis strain AsymCx chromosome 4, Nvit_psr_1.1, whole genome shotgun sequence genome and encodes:
- the LOC100117526 gene encoding pecanex-like protein 3 isoform X1 — protein: MGSQTLEILRQGVWASLTGGWFYDPHLDIFSNTFHLYVWLFLLCLPFTIYLYFPPTLYVWLAYCSTIVALFGTIKCINHALHCVYDTTECLEEPNQNISQQKLESEKKRDSRTKRREQPQDQDFLGIELQVLNGRPDIPLVECSSRNSYIEPNTQNADADSITSDYTRDKPNSTIDLKVEIHRKNSSESSEEAAQLNKPIVTGIYVYEAELVSEQDHEQHYINRIYERRPISPKYLAPSGRGQSMSRKFCRHASEDSRTRYSKSNNLGKTGSESQIKQTSSMELETSTDRFWKYMEAHVLNDQPQSLEIISIISKKEDADKNKIPSHPQSLEVISKMPHQQLVHPQSLETIRAFSKIADQTDDNNLPLHPQSLETINSKKSLPQNTLKRNRLQLLPHLSCGSEIGHPIAEQSDEQIPTENSGRYNLQDSYSPLLTRKDNDDRFLRYIVDTTVDNDSANSRDALLEEPKPVTKRRFSNTSQSSWDLSDGERRKEKRKEKSKHQQQSDDPINSGSIVGIDWLFENGEGEPWTNKILWTSQKSDDDTDASDSIQTASTDYLPSKEPDSGSSSTTTLSLENEVKRKLLPSQSEVDSKRQQGAIPKQSRARLNNSSNSASNSVEAVVASSSSAAAASAGVSGSTDQVIAAVDEVQVVPAPRPTKKRLSTATRERRERMHNGAAASASNVQNHNEISNSVSARFVPSNAGVGGGSNNELSTLLPSPAPPLLAALLNQSGRPAADLPSQSSTMADLRQTRGPYDIRGSRSRYKKMHRSKGTRRKQRNINPAHADQDFTTLTRFLYHITANPETPEDSVHYFRDDGGRWLAYTFDDKAVAASGGTMPAIPAIAAGAAATTPARVMPEPSEGRSQLLNTLLRQHLNQNLHYDGNYDLPDVPDLSSNSYSSLSLNSAGLTVVIDTPPALTPPVLSSPVNINNNNTSSSNNNNTSNSGAGSSNGSGAMGGQSKLLPGPLPSATMSSSNVTASNQAVVASTSGGAGTSSEGNNPHNSQRMPYRQLITDSIADRNRRLQSLLGNLESANAANCGPVDGNQMPVMSLPMNQENFTWNRFINEFIGFDEPSHMKTKPTRHYYKWKIGRLPHVKVRFDRLSLLALLDRNLTVVETIISTMLAVAVAGLGLLILHQGFYRDIFAFIFCFVTAGCQYSLLKSVQPDAASPTHGFNRIVVFSRPIYYILCTSIILILESSLKNFKNSEFRVYGMQILDYNVIVQTRNVLLIFLLCFPIVFSLGLFPQINTFLMYLCEHTDIHLFGGNATTSLVSSIYCLFRSVITVVTLYGFAYGALMEPKSSQHILFSIFAGLLVAISYHLSRSSSDPSVIWDIVKTNLWPPEVYLEEKQVKVIENTSRRDNSNSQAASAATSTAAGAAASLSAPKNPNTPAKPPKTKSHSKKKDMKIVVGEQASDSELFDPLPKKLRSTVKARLKNDIIACSVIGILSFAIHSSTVFTALQPEINPVLWSFTGILGLLLHYIMPQLRKQLPWLCLARPVLRSFEHSQFEVRKPVKIMWFEKIYVYLCFVERNILYPLVFLGALTESSTKISSKFGPSVGALIIVVCGLKSLRSAYSDSSTRYLVLVFAVLLFRMDFREYSETFLLDYFVTAIIFAKVHELLLKIRFIVTYIAPWQITWGSAFHAFAQPFSVPHSAMLFLQAGISAILSTPLNPLLGSAIFISSYVRPVKFWERDYKTRRVDHSNTRMSLHLERNLGADDNNLNSIFYEQLTRSLQHSLYGDLALGRWGTVEQGDCFLLASDYLNCLVHVVQLGNGLVTFQLRGLEFRGTYCQQREVEAISEGIEDNDNCCCCEMGHFSHILSVNAAFSQRWLAWEVASAKYVLEGYSISDNSAGSMLQVFDFRKVLVTYYVKSIIFYAVKSSKLKQWLENQEIVDALKQTLEKNFVDLDPVFNMNIDEDFDFRASGITRSSFCNVYLDWIQFCATKQDKMLERSRDSCLVSLCLALSLLGRRVLGAASHNTVSSVEFFLYGLHALFKGDFRITSVRDEWVLHDVDLLRSVVAKGVRMALKLHQDHFTSPDTYEVASALYEAIDSHDRNLVISHEADPLWRNAILSGAPSLLALRHVLDDGIDEYKVIMLNKRFLSFRVIKMNRECVRGLWAGQQQELVYLRNRNPERGSIQNAKQALRNIINSSCDQPIGYPIYVSPLTTSYAETNEQLCSVIGGPLSLSAIKNNVLKLWRRVRRRCGQGCSSGGTGSHDDGGFSNDGVYAMTTYNIHSGYNQSGHNTSGSQSMESGCQIGGSTGRGSLCRANTSSVGGNCRGSLASMGKPTSSTLASLAGLLSSGDIKTESKSETSFSAKLEKEEVLQRVRIMDPNHVYDAINLGRRIDVIWPDEKMRQMGGRSGWLHWVPERGMEGCVVHRWSPNHRDPNRRSHVDKVILLVRIDDKYVPIAEQGVRDLGAEV